The Nostoc sp. NIES-3756 DNA window AAAGGGTAGTTAAAAAACTTACCACGATAATAAATACGTGACAGACGAGGTACTTGAATGAAGTCTTCTTTTAAAACCTCTAGCCAAAGCTGCTGAACTTCTTCGACTTTAGTATAAAAACGGTGACCACCAATATCGAAACGGTAGCCTTTATAAACTTCAGTGCGAGAAATTCCACCAACCTTATCTGCTTTTTCTAAAACAATAGATTTAATTCCTGACTGCACAAGTTTGTAAGCAGAAGTTAAACCAGCAGGACCTGCTCCAATAATAACGACAGGATATTTTTTCACATTAATTACTCTAAATTTACTATCGAATCCCTAAAGCCAACTTTTTAAGTTTCCTGAGTGAAAGTTTTGATTTATGAAAAATTTGATGGCGAATAAAACCTATAGCAAATCCTAACCCACTATAGAAGTAGTAAATCCAGTGCCAAATAACAGCTTGAATGGTAAATGAAAAACCTCGTTTTTGTAAAAAGAATTTATAAACATGTATATTAATTATTAAAAGCGCTAAAGCGGAAGAGCATGTAATTATTAAAGCATAATTCCACCATAAAGAAGTAAATAAATTAATTATTAATAAATAAGTTATTACAACACTTATTCTATTATTTAACTTTAGATTTAAGTCGTTAATCATGTGGCGATCGCGCAAGATTAATGCAGTCCAAGGAAGGGCGCGATAAAAAAATTCAGCTTTTAGTAAAGAAATGACTTGCCACTGTTTTAGGTGTTTAACTTGTATATGCTTACATAACTTGATTCGATAACCATTCTTCTTTAAACGATAACCTAATTCAATGTCTTCTACACAAGGTTTAAGGTAATTTTCATCAAAACCGTCCATCTTTAAGAAGATATCACGACGGATAGCTCCACAAGCTCCCCAAAATGTAGAGGCTTCAACAGTAGCTGTTTGATGTGTATAGTGATGGAATAAATTTTTGTATTGTGATAAAAAATTTTTTGACCCTGGCTCATCATCGTAGGAACCAATTAAAGCAACTAAATCTGGTTCTTCTTGGAAGGCGATCGCAACTTTATCTATAGTATCAGGATAAATTTCTACATCAGCATCTATAAAGAAAATGATATCACCTCTTGCCTTTTGCGCTCCTATATTTCGAGCTTTAGCAGGACCTAAATTAGCGACATTTCTAATTACTGTTGCACCAAAATTTTTAGCTAATAACCATGAATTATCTGTATCACCATCAGAAACAACAATTATTTCTAGAGCAGAAGATGCTGCTTTGGACAAACTAGTAAGACATCGCCGAAAGCTTTCACCCCCATTGTAAACGGGAATAATTACAGAAATATTAGATACCTTAGAAGTTTTTATTACATTATTAGCTTGATATGCAGCCTTAGATAAAGTCATAATGTAACTTATTTAAACCTTAATAATTTTAATAAAAAAATTTTGTTTTGATAAAAATTAAAAGATACTAAAAGTAGCTGTGTAGCTGTCAATTCAGTGCTGTATGAGTATTTCTTAGGGTAAGAACACCACCTGCTACAAGTTAGGAAACTCGTCCAACGCACTGGCTTAAATTTTCAAGGTGAATGGGTTGAAAATCTTCATTCATCACCTAATCTAACCTTTTAAATTAAAACAACCTATGTCCATTTGTATAGTTATGAAATGTATGGTTTTTCAGCACCAGATTAATACTCTTTATAATAGGTTGTCGCTTCTTGCTCCTGTCCAATTTGTAAAAATCCACAATATTGAACGAACAACATCACGCACAATCCGAAAGGTAGTTTCTGGCGGACGATTTGAAGGTACAGACAGGGGAGTAAATGCAATACCTCTACTACCAAGAACAACAAACGCAATAGCTTTAGCTCTTGGCATATGGAAGTCAGAAGTAACTAAATAAAGGTGAGTAATTTTTCTTTGTTGAAAATGATTAACTACAGTTGTAAAGTTAGTAACAGTATCAACAGCACGGTTGTCAATATGAAATCTTTGGGATGAAATACCTGCATTGATAAAAATTTTAACTGTTTTTGCAGTATCTGATGGAGTAGATACCCAAATTTCTAGGGATGGATACCATTGAGCGATCTCTGCGGCTAAGGCTTCCCTCGCTTCATCGCCACCTAATACAAAAATAGCTTGGGGAACAGGAGTTTGAGAAAGGGCAATCACTAAACGGGTAGGAATTATCAGTAATATCGAAAGGAGTATACTAATGAATCCTAATAGGTAATATTTTTGATGCTTACGAAATCTTGATATAAATGATCTCCTAAAAAACTTTTATACCTAATTAATTTACATTGCCTAAGTAAATATTATTATGAAGATTACAATATTTTTTTGCCATCTTCATCTAAAAAAATATAAAATTTCAATATATCTATGTTTTAAATAGGCATTATTAAAGTTAGAATATTAAATACCTATAGCTAAATTAAAGTAAGAGAGTATTATCTAGCAGATATTCACATAAGGCAAATTTTATTATTATAGAGACATAGGTGTTACATACTCTGGCAGTGGTTCTTGACTGAGAATTATTTGATAGGTAGAAGCTAATTTTTGAGCGATCGCTTGCCATGAGTAACGTTGTAGAGCATATAAACGACCATTTTCGCCTAACTCTTGGCGTGATAGGGGTGAGTTGAGAAGATGAGCGATCGCGGCTTGGAGTGGTTCTATTTCTCCCTCGACAATAATTCCGGCTTTAGCCTGGGCAATCTCCGGGGCTATTTGTGTACCAGGTGTAGTGATGATGGATAAACCAGATACCATTGCTTCGGCTAAAGCAATACCAAAATTCTCTGAATAAGTTGGTAGCACAAAAATATCTGAACCTTGTAAGAGTAAATCCTTATCATAGCCAGCAACAAATCCAACAAATGAAGTTTGCTCTGTCAAGTTAAGGGAAACGACCATTTGCTGTAGAGATTCCACATAAGCAGCTTCTCCAGAACCAGCTATAATTAGGTGAAATTTTTGCTGCTCAGATGCTAAACGGCTGAG harbors:
- a CDS encoding glycosyltransferase; amino-acid sequence: MTLSKAAYQANNVIKTSKVSNISVIIPVYNGGESFRRCLTSLSKAASSALEIIVVSDGDTDNSWLLAKNFGATVIRNVANLGPAKARNIGAQKARGDIIFFIDADVEIYPDTIDKVAIAFQEEPDLVALIGSYDDEPGSKNFLSQYKNLFHHYTHQTATVEASTFWGACGAIRRDIFLKMDGFDENYLKPCVEDIELGYRLKKNGYRIKLCKHIQVKHLKQWQVISLLKAEFFYRALPWTALILRDRHMINDLNLKLNNRISVVITYLLIINLFTSLWWNYALIITCSSALALLIINIHVYKFFLQKRGFSFTIQAVIWHWIYYFYSGLGFAIGFIRHQIFHKSKLSLRKLKKLALGIR
- a CDS encoding YdcF family protein, giving the protein MSRFRKHQKYYLLGFISILLSILLIIPTRLVIALSQTPVPQAIFVLGGDEAREALAAEIAQWYPSLEIWVSTPSDTAKTVKIFINAGISSQRFHIDNRAVDTVTNFTTVVNHFQQRKITHLYLVTSDFHMPRAKAIAFVVLGSRGIAFTPLSVPSNRPPETTFRIVRDVVRSILWIFTNWTGARSDNLL